A genome region from Chryseobacterium indicum includes the following:
- a CDS encoding UxaA family hydrolase has product MQKKVLKVNPKDNVIVALLDLSAGESVHLDGAEYTFVKDIKAKHKFAAVDFQEGDQIIMYGVIVGKANQHIKKGEVITTENVKHQSAKVEGKTETLGWIPPNVDRWKDRTFMGYHREDGQVGTENIWLFFPLVFCENKNIETLKDIFEKELLHEKASKHQLLLRSLLNGGETSDTAVEEKEDTRVFKNIDVRFITHQGGCGGIRQDAEALGRLFAGYVNNPNVAGATVLSLGCQNLQVQIFMDALHALAPDNKKPIVVYEQQKSGTIDEMLTGVIKDSYEGIKQANNIERKPASITKLNIGLECGGSDGFSGISANPVLGEVSDIMAAVGGTTMLAEFPELCGVEQELVNRCINDEDGVKFLKLMKDFEKSVVAAGSGFDMNPSPGNIKDGLITDAMKSAGAAKKGGSAPIVEVLDFTEYATKPGLNLLCTPGNDAECTTALVGSGATVVLFTTGLGTPMGNPIAPVIKISSNTILAEKMSDIIDFNAGTVISGDKTIPEAADELLEYIIKVASGEVKTKADLLNQNDFIPWRRGVSL; this is encoded by the coding sequence ATGCAAAAGAAAGTCCTGAAAGTAAATCCCAAAGACAACGTTATTGTAGCGCTGCTGGATTTATCTGCCGGAGAATCGGTACATCTTGACGGTGCAGAATACACGTTTGTAAAAGACATTAAGGCTAAACATAAATTTGCTGCGGTAGATTTTCAAGAAGGAGATCAGATCATCATGTATGGTGTCATTGTCGGAAAAGCTAATCAACACATCAAAAAAGGTGAGGTAATTACAACCGAAAACGTAAAACACCAAAGCGCAAAAGTAGAAGGCAAAACTGAAACTTTAGGCTGGATTCCCCCGAATGTAGATCGATGGAAAGACCGTACTTTCATGGGATACCACCGTGAAGACGGACAGGTGGGAACGGAAAACATCTGGCTGTTTTTTCCTTTGGTATTCTGCGAAAACAAAAATATCGAAACGCTGAAAGATATTTTTGAAAAAGAGCTGTTACACGAAAAAGCGAGTAAACATCAGCTTTTATTAAGGTCATTATTAAATGGTGGCGAAACCTCCGATACAGCAGTGGAAGAGAAAGAAGACACCAGAGTATTTAAAAATATCGATGTAAGATTTATCACCCATCAAGGCGGTTGTGGCGGAATTCGTCAGGACGCGGAAGCATTGGGAAGACTGTTTGCAGGATATGTGAACAACCCGAATGTTGCCGGTGCAACGGTTCTCAGCTTAGGCTGTCAGAATCTTCAGGTGCAGATTTTTATGGATGCGCTTCACGCTTTGGCTCCCGATAATAAGAAACCGATTGTTGTTTACGAACAGCAAAAATCGGGAACGATTGATGAAATGCTGACCGGCGTCATCAAAGATTCTTATGAAGGAATTAAACAAGCTAATAATATTGAAAGAAAACCTGCCTCCATCACAAAGCTGAATATCGGTTTAGAATGTGGCGGTTCCGACGGTTTCTCCGGAATTTCTGCAAACCCAGTTTTGGGGGAGGTTTCAGATATTATGGCGGCAGTTGGCGGAACAACGATGCTTGCCGAGTTCCCGGAATTGTGTGGAGTAGAGCAGGAGCTGGTCAACCGTTGCATCAACGATGAAGACGGTGTAAAATTCCTTAAGCTCATGAAAGATTTTGAAAAATCTGTTGTGGCGGCAGGTTCAGGTTTTGATATGAATCCGTCTCCCGGAAACATCAAAGACGGTTTGATTACTGATGCCATGAAATCCGCGGGAGCAGCTAAAAAGGGTGGTTCTGCTCCGATTGTTGAGGTTCTGGATTTTACAGAATATGCGACAAAACCGGGACTGAATTTGCTTTGCACCCCCGGAAATGATGCCGAATGTACAACGGCTTTGGTTGGCTCCGGAGCAACAGTTGTCCTTTTCACCACAGGTCTCGGAACACCGATGGGAAATCCGATTGCTCCGGTAATTAAAATTTCTTCAAATACTATTTTAGCTGAAAAAATGTCTGATATTATCGATTTCAATGCAGGAACGGTCATCAGCGGAGATAAAACCATTCCTGAAGCAGCAGACGAACTGCTCGAATACATCATTAAAGTGGCAAGTGGCGAAGTGAAAACCAAAGCTGACTTACTGAATCAGAATGATTTCATTCCATGGAGACGAGGGGTCTCTTTGTAA
- a CDS encoding tagaturonate reductase encodes MENQIKQKLNRELNNTQEKLPIKIVQFGGGNFMRGFTDYVIDKLNKETDWKGGIVNLQATPNGSIQKMEEQDNLYTLFTRGIKKGEIIDEKHVISAIQKSINPYTNYDDFLALAKEEELEFIFSNTTETGIAFDETETSYEGPHKNFPAKVVVLLYERFKYFNGAADKGLRIIPCELIEDNAFVLRDIIIKYAQLWNLEDAFVEWIHQNNYFHNTLVDRIVPGYPKDDAESYEDRLDYEDQMMVVSETFLLFVIQEAGNLNARIPFNKINEQILVVDDIQPYRLRKVRILNGGHTLMLAPAILSGKETVKESVDDQFIGKFLKDAIFNEVNPTLGLDETELKEFAEEVFDRFRNPFIKHHLASIALYFVSKFKVRVLPSLLTYVENNGKLPVNLTFSLASLIRFYQGSFGEKALPLNDEEGIVAKFKEIWANEEYEKVAELTLSETSFWDTDLTQVEGLKTAVAKALYKIDHNDMETAYNNFVEFNS; translated from the coding sequence ATGGAAAATCAGATAAAACAAAAATTAAATCGTGAATTAAATAATACTCAGGAAAAACTTCCCATTAAAATCGTTCAGTTTGGTGGCGGAAATTTCATGAGAGGATTCACAGATTATGTAATTGATAAATTAAATAAAGAAACCGACTGGAAAGGGGGGATTGTCAACTTACAGGCAACACCAAACGGCTCTATTCAGAAAATGGAAGAGCAGGATAATTTATACACCCTTTTCACAAGAGGAATTAAAAAAGGAGAAATTATTGATGAAAAGCACGTTATTTCTGCCATTCAGAAATCAATTAATCCTTATACCAATTACGATGATTTTTTAGCTTTGGCAAAAGAAGAAGAACTGGAATTTATCTTTTCCAATACCACGGAAACAGGGATCGCTTTTGATGAAACGGAAACTTCTTATGAAGGTCCACACAAAAATTTCCCTGCGAAAGTAGTAGTTTTACTTTACGAAAGATTTAAATACTTCAATGGAGCGGCTGATAAAGGATTGAGAATTATTCCCTGCGAATTAATTGAAGACAATGCATTTGTTTTAAGAGATATTATCATCAAATATGCTCAACTCTGGAATTTAGAAGATGCATTTGTGGAGTGGATTCATCAAAACAATTATTTCCATAATACTTTGGTGGACAGAATTGTTCCGGGTTATCCGAAAGATGATGCAGAATCTTATGAAGATCGGCTGGATTATGAAGATCAGATGATGGTGGTTTCGGAAACATTCCTTCTTTTTGTCATTCAGGAAGCCGGAAATTTAAATGCCAGAATTCCCTTCAACAAAATCAACGAGCAGATTTTGGTGGTGGATGATATTCAGCCATACCGTTTAAGAAAAGTAAGAATTCTGAATGGCGGTCACACTTTAATGTTGGCTCCGGCAATTTTATCGGGAAAAGAAACGGTTAAAGAATCCGTGGATGACCAATTTATCGGAAAGTTCCTGAAGGATGCTATTTTTAATGAAGTGAATCCCACATTAGGTTTAGATGAAACAGAACTGAAAGAATTCGCGGAAGAAGTTTTCGACCGTTTCAGAAATCCTTTCATTAAGCACCATTTGGCAAGTATTGCTTTATATTTTGTATCTAAATTTAAAGTAAGAGTATTGCCAAGTTTACTTACCTATGTTGAAAACAACGGAAAATTGCCGGTAAACCTTACCTTTTCGTTGGCAAGTCTCATCAGATTCTATCAGGGAAGTTTCGGCGAAAAAGCTCTTCCTTTAAATGATGAAGAAGGAATCGTTGCTAAATTCAAAGAAATCTGGGCAAACGAAGAATATGAAAAAGTCGCTGAATTAACACTTTCTGAAACTTCTTTCTGGGACACAGATCTTACTCAGGTTGAAGGTCTGAAAACAGCGGTGGCAAAAGCATTGTATAAAATCGATCATAATGATATGGAAACTGCGTATAACAATTTTGTAGAATTCAATTCTTAA
- a CDS encoding MFS transporter has translation MSSVKSIKPSAFRWTICSLLFIATTINYLDRQVLSLTWKDFIAPEFHWNNNDYGNITALFSIFYAVGMLFAGKFVDWMDTKKGFLWAIGVWSVGAVLHAFCGIATSGILTGNWLAGFQGSKELISTVSNTSAIISTSVTLFIFARFVLAIGEAGNFPAAIKTTAEYFPKKDRAFSTSIWNAGATVGALAAPVTIPFIAKSMGWEWAFIIIGALGFVWMGLWVFYYKKPHQHHKVNEHELTYINQDQEDAVVEENTVTTEERKFTFKECFSYRQTWAFAFGKFMTDGVWWFFLFWTPAYLSSVYKMDSTQSAFPLFVLYMITLFSIIGGWLPKYFVEKKGMNAYSGRMKAMLIFAFFPLLALLAQPLGSVTYWIPVLIIGIAGAAHQAWSANIFSTVGDMFPKKAIATITGIGGMAGGIGSFLINKSSGVLFDHAHKVWTTVDGIPLLEKYPQYINERLPDGFFEQLEKSGAIVKDGIDKGYMIIFSICAVAYLIAWTVMRILVPKYKVISK, from the coding sequence ATGAGTTCAGTTAAATCTATTAAACCAAGTGCATTCAGATGGACGATATGCTCGCTGCTGTTTATTGCGACGACCATTAATTATCTGGATCGGCAGGTTTTATCATTAACATGGAAAGATTTCATTGCTCCGGAATTTCACTGGAACAATAACGATTACGGAAATATCACTGCGCTGTTTTCCATTTTCTATGCCGTAGGAATGCTTTTCGCAGGGAAATTTGTCGACTGGATGGATACCAAAAAAGGTTTTCTTTGGGCAATAGGAGTTTGGTCAGTCGGTGCTGTTTTACATGCTTTTTGCGGAATTGCCACTTCAGGAATTCTCACCGGAAACTGGTTAGCAGGTTTTCAGGGATCTAAAGAATTGATTTCTACAGTTTCCAATACTTCTGCCATTATCAGTACAAGTGTAACTTTGTTCATTTTTGCACGTTTCGTTTTGGCGATTGGTGAAGCGGGAAATTTTCCGGCAGCTATTAAAACGACAGCAGAATATTTTCCTAAAAAAGACAGAGCTTTTTCTACAAGTATCTGGAATGCAGGAGCAACGGTGGGAGCTTTGGCTGCACCAGTTACAATTCCTTTCATTGCCAAATCGATGGGTTGGGAATGGGCGTTCATCATCATTGGAGCTTTAGGATTTGTATGGATGGGACTTTGGGTATTTTACTACAAAAAACCGCATCAGCATCATAAAGTGAATGAACATGAGCTTACGTATATTAATCAGGATCAGGAAGATGCTGTTGTTGAAGAAAATACGGTAACAACAGAAGAACGAAAATTCACATTCAAAGAATGTTTCAGTTATAGACAGACCTGGGCATTTGCTTTTGGAAAATTCATGACGGATGGTGTTTGGTGGTTCTTTTTATTCTGGACTCCGGCGTATTTAAGTTCCGTTTACAAAATGGATTCTACGCAAAGTGCTTTTCCGTTATTTGTATTGTATATGATCACTTTATTCTCCATCATTGGAGGATGGCTTCCAAAATATTTTGTTGAAAAGAAAGGAATGAATGCCTATTCAGGAAGAATGAAAGCCATGTTGATTTTCGCATTTTTTCCGCTTTTGGCACTTTTGGCACAGCCATTAGGTTCGGTAACATACTGGATTCCTGTTTTGATTATCGGAATTGCCGGAGCTGCACATCAGGCTTGGTCGGCAAACATTTTCTCGACGGTCGGCGATATGTTCCCTAAAAAAGCCATTGCTACCATTACCGGAATTGGCGGAATGGCAGGCGGAATCGGTTCTTTTTTAATTAATAAATCTTCCGGAGTTTTATTCGATCACGCTCACAAAGTATGGACAACCGTAGACGGAATTCCTTTGCTTGAAAAATATCCTCAATACATCAACGAAAGATTACCGGATGGATTTTTTGAACAATTGGAAAAATCCGGTGCAATCGTTAAGGACGGAATTGATAAAGGCTACATGATTATTTTTTCAATCTGTGCCGTAGCGTACCTTATTGCATGGACAGTAATGAGAATACTGGTTCCGAAATATAAAGTCATTAGCAAATAG
- a CDS encoding bifunctional 4-hydroxy-2-oxoglutarate aldolase/2-dehydro-3-deoxy-phosphogluconate aldolase: protein MTKIQTVTNAIVNQGILPLYYNDDETVTIDILKSLYKAGIRAVEYTSRGESALSNFKKMIEVRDLEIPEMLLGIGTIKNVQQAEEYYKVGADFFISPGFVAEVAAFLIPKDVLYSPGCMTPTEIIAAEAAGVAFIKLFPGNALGAGFMSSIKDVFPNLKFMPTGGVDITKESIESWFKAGVSAVGMGSKLISKNLMASKDYATIENETKKVLEIIQTLK from the coding sequence ATGACAAAAATTCAAACCGTTACCAACGCCATCGTTAATCAGGGGATTTTGCCTTTGTATTATAATGATGATGAAACGGTAACTATAGACATACTGAAATCGCTTTACAAAGCAGGAATTCGCGCAGTAGAATATACAAGCCGCGGAGAATCTGCATTAAGCAATTTTAAAAAAATGATAGAAGTCCGAGATTTAGAAATACCGGAAATGCTTCTGGGAATCGGAACCATTAAAAATGTACAACAAGCGGAAGAATATTACAAAGTGGGAGCAGATTTCTTTATCAGTCCGGGCTTTGTAGCTGAAGTTGCTGCATTTTTAATTCCAAAAGATGTATTGTACAGTCCGGGTTGCATGACGCCGACTGAAATTATCGCCGCAGAAGCCGCAGGAGTAGCATTTATTAAATTATTTCCCGGAAATGCTTTGGGAGCAGGATTTATGAGTTCCATCAAAGATGTTTTCCCGAATCTGAAATTCATGCCGACAGGTGGAGTAGATATCACGAAAGAAAGTATTGAAAGTTGGTTCAAAGCCGGAGTTTCTGCGGTAGGAATGGGAAGTAAACTTATTAGCAAAAATTTGATGGCTTCTAAAGATTACGCAACCATTGAAAATGAAACGAAAAAAGTATTGGAAATCATCCAGACTTTAAAATAA
- a CDS encoding sugar kinase, giving the protein MARKILTFGEIIMRLSPPGNRTMKQSHEMEFFFGGTELNVASSLATMGCEVKHVSAVSDDFVGESALSFVKSFGIDTNFISKNEHPLGLYFLEVGSSVRASRIAYNRLNGSFANIEAGKIDWKNALEDCDYFHWTGISPGISKSAYESLKEGLHTALELGIEITTDPAYRSNLWKYGKNGNEVLKELVSLSTIFIGGVNEVNEILRTQFSSDKEGFLQACEELKRQCPSIHKIFDKIRIGVTASSQQTQGRALINGNYFETQFLEIDNVVDRIGTGDAFAAGLIYGLKNFDDEKALNFANAACAIKHTILGDINYCSAEDILEVMVGNSGGRIKR; this is encoded by the coding sequence ATGGCTAGAAAAATACTTACTTTCGGTGAAATCATCATGCGGCTTTCCCCTCCCGGAAACAGAACCATGAAGCAGAGTCATGAAATGGAATTTTTCTTTGGCGGAACAGAACTCAATGTCGCTTCGTCATTAGCAACGATGGGATGCGAAGTAAAACATGTAAGTGCAGTTTCGGATGATTTTGTGGGAGAATCGGCGCTTTCTTTTGTCAAAAGCTTCGGAATTGACACCAATTTTATTTCTAAAAATGAACATCCTTTAGGTTTGTATTTCTTAGAGGTAGGATCATCGGTTCGCGCAAGCAGAATTGCGTATAACAGATTAAACGGATCTTTTGCCAATATCGAAGCAGGGAAAATCGACTGGAAAAACGCTTTGGAAGACTGTGATTATTTTCACTGGACAGGAATCAGCCCCGGAATTTCAAAATCGGCTTATGAAAGTCTCAAAGAAGGTTTACATACCGCTCTTGAATTAGGAATCGAGATTACGACCGATCCGGCTTACCGTTCCAACCTTTGGAAATACGGAAAAAACGGAAACGAAGTGTTGAAAGAACTGGTTTCTCTATCAACGATTTTTATCGGTGGAGTAAATGAAGTCAACGAAATCTTAAGAACTCAGTTTTCATCCGATAAAGAAGGTTTTTTACAAGCCTGTGAAGAATTAAAAAGACAATGTCCGTCCATTCATAAAATTTTCGACAAAATAAGAATCGGGGTTACGGCAAGTTCTCAACAAACGCAGGGAAGAGCCTTAATCAACGGAAATTATTTTGAAACCCAATTTTTAGAAATAGACAATGTAGTCGACAGAATCGGAACAGGAGATGCTTTTGCTGCAGGTTTAATTTATGGCTTAAAAAATTTCGACGACGAAAAAGCATTGAATTTTGCCAATGCAGCCTGTGCCATCAAACACACGATTTTAGGAGATATCAACTATTGCAGCGCAGAAGACATTCTTGAAGTAATGGTAGGAAATTCCGGAGGAAGAATTAAGAGATAA
- the uxaC gene encoding glucuronate isomerase — protein sequence MNSFITDTFLLQNKYAEELYFNYAEKQPIIDYHNHLTPKDIAENTVFDNISKVWISGDHYKWRAMRTLGVNEKFITGDSSDKEKFEAWAKTVPYTLRNPLYHWTHLELKRYFGIDELLNENNASEIYDNINAQLQTPEKSTRGLLEMMNVESLCTTEDPTDILNYHQDLAKSDWKVKVSTAFRPDKAILIENHNFADYIAKLGESAGIEINSYQTLCDALLKRIEYFHENGCRLCDHGLNNISFEEATESEVSAIFNDKLSGKVIAEKQVNQFKTSILLFLGEAYHKFGWVQQFHLGALRNNNERMHRILGPDTGWDSIGDFVQAETLSKLLNALDGKDKLTKTILYNLNPADNEIFATMIGNFNDGSIKGKVQFGSGWWFLDQKDGMIKQMNALSNMGLISCFVGMLTDSRSFLSFPRHEYFRRVLCNLFGEEMKNGELPQDMEHVGKIISDICYHNAKNYFDF from the coding sequence ATGAACTCTTTTATTACAGATACCTTTTTATTACAAAATAAATACGCTGAAGAATTATACTTCAACTACGCAGAAAAACAGCCAATCATTGATTATCATAATCATTTGACTCCTAAAGATATTGCAGAAAACACGGTTTTTGATAATATTTCTAAAGTCTGGATTTCGGGCGATCATTACAAATGGAGAGCGATGCGTACATTAGGAGTGAACGAAAAATTCATTACCGGAGATTCCTCAGATAAAGAAAAATTTGAAGCCTGGGCTAAAACGGTTCCGTATACATTAAGAAATCCTTTGTATCACTGGACGCATTTAGAACTGAAAAGATATTTCGGAATTGATGAATTGCTGAATGAAAACAACGCTTCAGAAATTTATGATAACATCAACGCTCAGCTTCAGACTCCTGAAAAATCCACAAGAGGTTTGCTGGAAATGATGAATGTGGAATCTCTGTGTACAACAGAAGATCCAACCGATATTTTGAATTACCACCAGGATTTGGCAAAAAGCGACTGGAAAGTGAAAGTAAGCACTGCTTTCCGTCCGGATAAAGCAATTTTAATTGAAAACCACAACTTTGCAGATTATATTGCCAAATTAGGCGAATCGGCAGGAATTGAAATCAATTCTTACCAGACTTTGTGCGATGCATTATTAAAAAGAATTGAATATTTCCACGAAAACGGATGCAGATTATGCGACCACGGACTGAACAATATTTCTTTTGAAGAAGCTACAGAATCTGAAGTAAGTGCCATTTTTAATGATAAACTTTCAGGAAAAGTAATTGCCGAAAAGCAGGTTAATCAGTTTAAAACATCTATTTTACTGTTCTTAGGAGAAGCGTATCACAAATTTGGCTGGGTTCAGCAGTTCCATTTAGGAGCTTTGAGAAACAATAACGAAAGAATGCACAGAATTCTAGGTCCCGATACAGGATGGGATTCTATCGGTGACTTCGTGCAGGCTGAAACTTTGTCTAAATTATTAAACGCTTTAGACGGAAAAGATAAATTAACGAAGACCATTTTATACAATTTAAATCCTGCCGACAACGAAATTTTCGCAACGATGATCGGAAATTTTAACGACGGAAGTATTAAAGGAAAAGTACAGTTCGGTTCAGGATGGTGGTTTTTAGACCAGAAAGACGGAATGATCAAGCAGATGAATGCCCTTTCAAACATGGGATTGATAAGCTGTTTTGTAGGGATGTTAACCGATTCAAGAAGTTTCCTTTCTTTCCCGAGACACGAATATTTCAGAAGAGTGCTTTGTAATCTTTTTGGGGAAGAAATGAAAAACGGCGAATTGCCACAGGATATGGAACACGTTGGGAAAATTATTTCTGATATCTGTTACCATAATGCTAAAAATTATTTTGATTTTTAA
- a CDS encoding gluconate 5-dehydrogenase — MKLFDLSGKVAVVTGGTHGLGMAMAEGLAEAGAELAITSTTPKKLEEALEYYHSKGYKATGYIFDVTDEREAAQKVALMEAAHGKIDILVNNAGIIKRIPAIDMEVEDFRKVIDVDLTGPFIMSKLVGKYMIKRKSGKIINICSMMSELGRDNVVAYASAKGGLKMLTKNLATEWAKHNIQVNGIGPGYFATSQTEPIRVDGNPFNEFIISRTPEGRWGNPEDLAGTAIFLSSDASKFINGQIIYVDGGILATIGKPANE; from the coding sequence ATGAAATTATTCGATTTATCCGGTAAAGTTGCCGTTGTTACAGGCGGAACTCACGGATTGGGAATGGCAATGGCAGAAGGTCTTGCAGAAGCAGGTGCCGAACTGGCAATCACAAGTACAACACCGAAAAAATTAGAGGAAGCGCTGGAATATTATCACTCCAAAGGATACAAAGCAACCGGATATATTTTCGATGTAACCGACGAACGGGAAGCCGCTCAGAAAGTAGCTTTAATGGAAGCTGCTCATGGAAAAATAGACATCCTTGTCAACAATGCAGGAATCATCAAACGCATTCCGGCAATTGATATGGAAGTCGAAGACTTTAGAAAAGTAATCGATGTAGACCTTACCGGACCTTTCATCATGTCCAAATTAGTGGGAAAATACATGATTAAAAGAAAATCCGGAAAAATCATCAACATCTGCTCGATGATGAGTGAGCTGGGACGCGATAACGTTGTTGCGTACGCTTCTGCAAAAGGCGGACTTAAAATGCTCACCAAAAATTTAGCAACAGAATGGGCGAAACATAATATTCAGGTAAACGGAATCGGTCCCGGATATTTTGCAACGTCGCAGACAGAACCCATAAGGGTGGACGGAAATCCGTTCAACGAATTTATCATCAGCAGAACTCCGGAAGGAAGATGGGGAAATCCTGAAGATCTTGCAGGAACGGCTATATTTTTATCCTCGGATGCAAGTAAATTCATCAACGGACAGATTATTTACGTTGATGGCGGAATTTTAGCAACCATCGGAAAGCCTGCTAATGAATAA
- the kduI gene encoding 5-dehydro-4-deoxy-D-glucuronate isomerase — protein MTKSEFRYAHHPEDVKKYTTEDLRREFLMNNLFNEDQINVVYSMYDRMIVGGAMPVKSPLTLEPTDDLKAEHFLDRRELGIINVGAAGKVTVDGDVFELANKEALYIGKGAKNVIFENGNEGQTLFYFNSAPAHHSYPTKKITKNEAEIVELGETKYANKRTINKLIVNSVLETCQLQMGMTELHEGSVWNTMPSHTHTRRMEAYFYFDLEEGQAVSHFLGQPHETRHIFMKNNEAVLSPEWSIHSGVGTSNYTFIWGMAGENMDYGDMDAVKTNELK, from the coding sequence ATGACAAAATCTGAGTTTCGTTACGCCCATCATCCCGAAGATGTAAAAAAATATACAACCGAGGATTTAAGAAGGGAATTTCTGATGAATAACTTATTCAATGAAGATCAGATCAATGTAGTGTATTCTATGTACGACAGAATGATTGTCGGAGGTGCAATGCCTGTAAAAAGCCCATTGACGCTGGAACCGACAGACGATTTGAAAGCCGAACATTTCTTAGACAGAAGAGAGCTGGGAATCATTAATGTAGGTGCAGCCGGAAAAGTAACTGTTGATGGTGACGTTTTCGAACTGGCAAACAAAGAAGCTTTATACATCGGAAAAGGAGCAAAAAATGTGATTTTTGAAAACGGAAACGAAGGACAGACCTTGTTCTACTTCAATTCTGCACCCGCTCATCATTCTTATCCTACAAAGAAAATTACAAAGAACGAAGCAGAAATTGTAGAATTGGGCGAAACAAAATACGCAAACAAAAGAACAATCAATAAACTGATTGTGAACAGCGTATTGGAAACCTGCCAATTACAGATGGGGATGACGGAACTGCATGAAGGAAGTGTCTGGAACACGATGCCTTCTCACACGCATACCCGAAGAATGGAAGCTTATTTCTATTTTGATCTGGAAGAAGGTCAGGCGGTAAGTCATTTTCTGGGGCAGCCTCATGAAACGCGTCATATTTTTATGAAAAACAACGAAGCCGTACTTTCTCCGGAATGGTCCATTCACTCAGGAGTAGGAACATCCAATTACACCTTTATTTGGGGAATGGCGGGAGAAAATATGGATTATGGCGATATGGATGCTGTAAAAACTAACGAACTAAAGTAA